The following is a genomic window from Aeromonas sp. FDAARGOS 1405.
TGGTAAAACGCGCGACTCATTTCGAACATCACCAGATCCGCCGCGAACAGATCCCGACCCGGGTGCGCATGGCGGAGATCCTTGCCATGCTCACGCTGGGGCAGACCCTGCGCCTTGAGCAGGTGCTGCGTGCCGAAGAGGGGCGCATGGGGGTACTGGTGACGTTTCTGGCCCTGCTGGAGCTGTGCAAGGAGCAACTGATCTGGATCCTGCAGGCAGAACCACTCGGCCCAATCCATTTCGCATTGGCCGAGCAGAGCGAGGAGGGCAACCGTGGCGCTGCCCACTGAACGACTCAAGACCCTGATCGAAGCGGCGCTGTTTGTGGCCGGTCGCCCGCTCAATGTCAGCGAACTGAAAAGCAGCGTGCTGGCCGATTATCCGGTGACCAGTCGCTATGTTCAGCTGCTGTTGGCCGAGATCAGGCAAGATTACAGCTCGCGAGGCGTCGAGCTCAAAGAGGTCGCCTCCGGCTGGCGCTTTCAGGCGCGTCAGGAGTATGCCGAGGAGCTCTCGCGGCTCTGGAGCGAGCGGGCTCCGCGTTATTCGCGCGCCGTGATGGAGACGCTGACCCTGATCGCCTATCGTCAGCCCATCACCCGGGCCGAGATCGAAGCGATCCGCGGGGTGGCGGTGTCGAGCCAGATAGTGAATACCCTGAAAGAGCGTGGCTGGGTGCGCAGCATAGGCCACAAAGAGGTGGCCGGTCGCCCCGAACTGCTCGCCACCACCAGAGAGTTTCTGGATTACTTTAATCTGCAGAGTCTGGAGCAGCTCCCCGAGCTGGATCCGGAGCTGCAACCCCTGTTGCCCTCTGCGGTGGACGGGGAGAGCGATGCCCGGTGAATGGTGCCCAAGTGTGCCGATTTCACCGAGATATACATTTTTCAACTGTGGCGAGAGCTCCAACCGGCGTTTGTTACAGTTAACCCCGTTGCCCCTTTTACTAGTGGGCAGCGATCAACAATCAGGTAACCCCGATGAGTGAAAAACTGCAAAAAGTGTTGGCCCGCGCGGGTCACGGCTCCCGTCGTGAGATGGAGGCCCTGATCACCGCAGGTCGGGTCAGTGTGGATGGCAAGGTCGCCACACTGGGGGATCGCGTCGAAGTGAACGCCGTGATCCGGGTGGATGGTCACCAGGTCAAGACCCGTGCCGCAGAGGAAGTGATCTGCCGCGTACTGGCTTACCACAAGCCGGAAGGGGAGATGTGTACCCGTCACGATCCGGAAGGTCGTCCCACCGTGTTTGATCGTCTGCCCAAGATGGAAGGTGCCCGCTGGATCGCGGTCGGCCGCCTCGACGTCAACACCTCCGGTCTGCTGCTGTTCACCACCGATGGTGAGCTGGCCAACCGCCTGATGCACCCGAGCCACGAAGTGGAGCGGGAATACGCGGTACGTGTCTTTGGCGAGATCACCGAAGCCATGCTGCAGCGTCTGCGCAAGGGCGTGCAGCTGGAAGATGGCACCGCCAAGTTCAACAAGATCAAACCTGCTGGCGGTGAGGGGCTGAACCAGTGGTTCAACGTCACCCTGACCGAAGGTCGCAACCGTGAAGTGCGCCGCCTGTGGGAATCCCAGGATGTGCAGGTGAGCCGCCTGATGCGGATCCGCTACGGCGACGTCAAGCTGGATCGCGGCATCCCGCGCGGCGGCTGGCAAGAGCTGAAATTGCCGGAAGTGAACTACCTGCGCGGTCTTGTCAACCTGCCACCGGAGACCGAATCCAAAGTCGATCTGCAGCAGGATGGCAAAACCAGCCGTCACAAGCAGGCCGCCCAGATCCGTCGCGCCGTGCAGCGTCACAAAG
Proteins encoded in this region:
- the scpB gene encoding SMC-Scp complex subunit ScpB: MALPTERLKTLIEAALFVAGRPLNVSELKSSVLADYPVTSRYVQLLLAEIRQDYSSRGVELKEVASGWRFQARQEYAEELSRLWSERAPRYSRAVMETLTLIAYRQPITRAEIEAIRGVAVSSQIVNTLKERGWVRSIGHKEVAGRPELLATTREFLDYFNLQSLEQLPELDPELQPLLPSAVDGESDAR
- the rluB gene encoding 23S rRNA pseudouridine(2605) synthase RluB, coding for MSEKLQKVLARAGHGSRREMEALITAGRVSVDGKVATLGDRVEVNAVIRVDGHQVKTRAAEEVICRVLAYHKPEGEMCTRHDPEGRPTVFDRLPKMEGARWIAVGRLDVNTSGLLLFTTDGELANRLMHPSHEVEREYAVRVFGEITEAMLQRLRKGVQLEDGTAKFNKIKPAGGEGLNQWFNVTLTEGRNREVRRLWESQDVQVSRLMRIRYGDVKLDRGIPRGGWQELKLPEVNYLRGLVNLPPETESKVDLQQDGKTSRHKQAAQIRRAVQRHKEMQGKEPRARATTARRKPQASTRNSGTGSK